AGTAGTAGGCCATGATATCGTCGAGTCGTACGGCGGGACGGTTTCCCTCATACCGCTCGTGGAAAATACATCGACGACATCGATCATCAACCGCATCAAAGATCAGTACAACCATGAATGACAGACAGGCAGAACCCCGCCGTTTCGTCTTTATGGACCGTGATGGCGTTATCAATGTGGAACGCGGGGATTACACGACCACCATCGACCAGTGGCAGTGGGCGGAGGGGGCGCTTGAAGGAATCAGAAAGCTGACCGAAGCCGGCTTCGGGATAATCGTCATCACCAATCAGGCATGCATCGCCAAGGGTATACAGACCGAAAAGGGACTCGAAAAACTCCATTCGTTCATGCTCGACCGTATCCGGAAAGAAGGCGGCTCGATACTCGGAATCTATCACTGCCCGCACCAGACCTCGGACGGGTGTTCATGCCGTAAACCCGAACCGGGCCTTATACTCAGGGCAGCGCTGGAGCACGGCATTACACTGCCCGGAACATTCATGATCGGCGACTCTCTCCGTGACATGGAGGCGGGACGTCGCGCCGGAACACGGACGATCCTCATCGATACAGGCCCCGGCGCCGACAGTCCACGGACTCAGTTCGAGCCCGGTGAATTCAGGGCCGGTAATCTTTCGGAAGCAGCGGACATCGTAATCAGAGAATCCGGTTCACGATGATTTACCCATAACGACAGAATTCGAGAGACAGGACACGAAAAAAGTATTTTTTTTTACTTCTGCCTTTTACCTTTTACCTTCTGCCTTTTTTTAACGGAAGTACCATGAATCCCGCACGTGTAATCCTGAAATCCGGCAGAGAAAGACCCGTTCTCAACGGCAATCCCTGGGTATATTCGGGTTCGGTCGGCCGTATCGAGGGTCTCGAAAAGGATGGCCAGCCCTGCGAAATCGTATCGTCTGTCGGTGATTTTCTCGCCACGGGATATGTCAATCCGCAGTCGAGGATCACCTGCCGGATTCTCTCGCGGGAACGGGTTACTGTCGACCGGGATTTTTTCGCCGTGAGGATACGTCAGGCGCTGTCCCTCCGCGAAGGTATCACTAATGATTCGACGAACGCCTGCCGTCTTATAAACTCCGAGGGGGACTTTCTCCCCGGGCTCATCGTCGACCGCTACGGGGACGGCGTCGTTGTACAGTTTCTCACGAGCGGTATGGAATTTTTCCGGGAGGATGTGCTCGCCTGCATCGTTGATCTTATCAAACCGTCTTTCATCGTGGAGCGCTCCGATTCGTCCGCCCGTCATGACGAGGGACTCGAAACGGCCTGCAGAATCCTCTCCGGGTCGCCGGGCGATCTGGTGGAAATCGTCGAAAACGCTCTCCGGTTCCGCGTCGACCTGCTCAACGGCCAGAAAACCGGATTCTACCTCGACCAGCGTGATGCACGGCGGTTGTTCATGAGCCATACGGTCGGGAAACGGATTCTCAATCTCTTTTCCTACACCGGCGGATTTTCCGTGGCCGCAGCCGCGGGAGGAGCGAACGAGGTGACTTCGGTGGATTCTTCGGGCCCGGCGCTTTCACTCGCCCGCGAGAACATGGCGCTCAACGGTTTCGGGAGCCTCCCGGGGGATTATATCAAAGAGGATGCTTTTACATACCTCAATTCCGTGAACTCCACGTGGGACTGCATCGTTATCGATCCCCCCGCCTTCGCGACAAAAAAAACCATGGTGGATAAAGCCGCCCGCGGATATAAGGACCTCAATCTCCGAGCGCTTAAGATCATGAATACCGGCGGCATT
This genomic window from bacterium contains:
- a CDS encoding HAD family hydrolase, with amino-acid sequence MNDRQAEPRRFVFMDRDGVINVERGDYTTTIDQWQWAEGALEGIRKLTEAGFGIIVITNQACIAKGIQTEKGLEKLHSFMLDRIRKEGGSILGIYHCPHQTSDGCSCRKPEPGLILRAALEHGITLPGTFMIGDSLRDMEAGRRAGTRTILIDTGPGADSPRTQFEPGEFRAGNLSEAADIVIRESGSR
- a CDS encoding class I SAM-dependent rRNA methyltransferase, giving the protein MNPARVILKSGRERPVLNGNPWVYSGSVGRIEGLEKDGQPCEIVSSVGDFLATGYVNPQSRITCRILSRERVTVDRDFFAVRIRQALSLREGITNDSTNACRLINSEGDFLPGLIVDRYGDGVVVQFLTSGMEFFREDVLACIVDLIKPSFIVERSDSSARHDEGLETACRILSGSPGDLVEIVENALRFRVDLLNGQKTGFYLDQRDARRLFMSHTVGKRILNLFSYTGGFSVAAAAGGANEVTSVDSSGPALSLARENMALNGFGSLPGDYIKEDAFTYLNSVNSTWDCIVIDPPAFATKKTMVDKAARGYKDLNLRALKIMNTGGILATFSCSYHIGMTLFRQIVYAAVTDSGRQAQVIAQTAHQQDHPFNVCHIEGEYLKGIFLRVTG